A window of Desulfuromonas soudanensis genomic DNA:
GATCATCGAGGACGCCGTGGAGCGCATCCGCACCCAGGTCGGCAGCGACCGGGTGATTCTCGGCCTCTCCGGCGGCGTCGACTCCTCCGTTGCCGCGGCCCTCATCCACCGCGCCATCGGCGACCAGCTCACCTGCGTCTTCGTCGACAACGGCCTGCTGCGCCTCTGCGAGGGGGATCAGGTGATGGCCACCTTCGCCGAGAACATGGGCGTCAAGGTGATCCGGGTCGATGCCGAGGAGCGTTTTCTCTCCGCCCTCGCCGGGGTCAGCGATCCGGAAAAAAAGCGCAAGATCATCGGCGGTCTCTTCGTCGACATCTTCGAAGAAGAGTCGAACCGGCTCAAGGACGCCAACTACCTGGCTCAGGGGACGATCTATCCCGACGTCATCGAGAGCGCCGGCGCCAAGACCGGCAAGGCGCAGAACATCAAGAGCCACCACAATGTCGGGGGGCTCCCCGATTACATGAAGCTGCAGCTCCTCGAACCGTTGCGCGAACTCTTCAAGGACGAGGTGCGCGCCATCGGCGAAGAGCTCGGCCTGCCGCGGCCGATGGTCTGGCGTCACCCCTTCCCCGGACCGGGCTTGGGGGTGCGCATCCTCGGCGAGGTCAAAAAGGAGTACTGCGACATCCTCCGCCAGGCCGACGCCATCTACATCGAGGAGCTCTACGCCAGCGGCCACTACGACAAGATCAGCCAGGCCTTTGCCGTCTTTTTGCCCGTGAAGAGCGTCGGCGTCATGGGGGACGGGCGGACCTACGAGTATGTCGTCGCCCTGCGCGCCGTGGAGACCAAGGACTTCATGACCGCCGGCTGGTACCCCATGCCTTACGAGGATCTGGCGAGGATTTCCAGCCGCATCATCAACGAGGTCAAGGGGATCAACCGCGTCACCTACGATATCTCGAGCAAGCCGCCGGCAACCATTGAGTGGGAATAACTGCAAGCCGACTGCTGAAGGTCACCTCACCCGGCACTGAGATTTCACGGAGGCTTCATGAGCGATGATCGGACCACCCTGCAGGATCTCAAGGAGAAGATGGCCCAGTTCGTCCATGAGCGGGACTGGGAGCAGTTTCATACGCCGAAAAATCTCTCCATGTCCATCGCCATCGAGGCGGCGGAGCTGATGGAGCACTTCCAGTGGCTCACCGTCGAGGCGTCGAAGACCCTCCCGCTAGACGCCCTCTCCGACATCGGCGAGGAACTGGCCGATATCGTCATCTATTCCCTCTCGCTGGCCAACGCCCTGCAGCTCGACCTCACGGATACGGTGCTGGCCAAGATGGCCAAGAATATCCGCAAGTATCCCTCGGAGAAGGTTCGCGGCAAGTCCCACAAATACACCCATTATCTGCAGGATCGGGAGTCGGACGGGACCGAGCGCTAACCCCGTACCGCCATCCGGCAACGGGAGGTCGGGCTTGCCCAGACCGGCGAAAAAATACAGCCAGGCGGCGCGGCTGCACGACGTGATCCGCATCCTCGAGGCGCGCTACGGGGCGAGCGTCGAGGAGCTGGCCGAGGAGTGCGGGGTCAACCGGCGCACCGTCTACCGCGACCTGCAGTCGATCCGCGAAGCCGGCTATCCCCTTGTTTCCGAGGAGGAAGGGGACGGCCGCACCCTCTACCGCTTCATCACCGGTTTCAAGAAAATCCCCCCGATCACCTTTTCCCTCCCCGAGCTGATGACCCTCTATCTCTGCCGCGGTCAGCTCGCTTTCCTTCAGGGAACCCCCTTCCAGGACGACCTCGACGCCATCTTCGGCCGCATCCGCTCGTCGCTGCCGCCGCGCAGCGTGGCCCATCTGGAGCGCATCGCCGAGGCGGCGACTCCGCTCTTTCAGGGGGTCCGCGACTACAGCGGCAAGAAGGAGATTCTTGAGAGGCTGCGGGAGGCCCTCCTCTTTCAGTACCGCTGCCGTATTTACTATGCCCCTCCCCGGCGTCGTCCCGAAGAGTACATTTTCGACCCCTACACCCTCCTCTTTTACAAGGATTCCCTCTACCTCGGCGGCTATGCTCACAACCGCAAGGCCCTGCGTCTCTTTCTCGTCGATCGTCTGCAGGACGTGGAGGTGCTCAAGGAGCGCTTCGAGGTGCCGGACGATTACCGGGCCGCCGATCTCACCGGCAGCGCTTTCGGTCTCATCGATGAAGCGCCGTCGACGATCAGGGTGCGTTTCACCGCCGCCGTAGCCCACCTGATCCGCGAGCGAACCTGGCAGGCGGGGCAGGAGCTCTGCGAGGAGGCGGACGGCTCGCTGCTTCTGAGCTTTTGCGCCGGCGGCGAAAAGGAAATCCTCGCCTGGCTCTATTCCTATCTCCCCCATGTGCAGGTCCTTTCACCCCCCTCCCTGCGCGACGCTTTTCGCCGCGGCCTCGAAGAAGGGCTTTCCGGCGCCTGATTCCACCGAGCGAACAGCCGTGACGTATTCTGTCGCGATCGTCGGTTATTCCTTGACTCAGGGAAGATAACCGATAATCCGACGGGAGGTGCGTATGGTCTGGTTCAACAGGGCGGAAGCGAAGGGGAGGGGACTCTATCTTGACATCCATCATGCGGAGACGCGGCGCAACGGCCGAGAAACCATATTCGCTCTCTCCGGGACCCTCGGCGACGGCGGTTTCGAAGGGGAGGTGCTGGTGGAGCTCGGCAGCCGGGTGGAGGTCACCTTTGCCGACGCTTGGCTTGATCCCGGCTCCCTCGAGCTCTTCTTTGCCCGGGTTCCCCGCGAGGCCGTCGAGGAGGGGGTCGCCGAGGCGCTGCATTCGATCCGTTTCTGCCTCGCCGATTTCCCCGCGCTCACCGGGG
This region includes:
- a CDS encoding nucleotide pyrophosphohydrolase, which codes for MSDDRTTLQDLKEKMAQFVHERDWEQFHTPKNLSMSIAIEAAELMEHFQWLTVEASKTLPLDALSDIGEELADIVIYSLSLANALQLDLTDTVLAKMAKNIRKYPSEKVRGKSHKYTHYLQDRESDGTER
- the guaA gene encoding glutamine-hydrolyzing GMP synthase gives rise to the protein MSIDIHQEKILILDFGSQYTQLIARRVREAHVYCELHPFDMAFEAIVAFAPSGIILSGGPKSVYEEGAPAVAEALFELGVPVLGICYGMQLMSRHFGGTVVPAGKREFGHAELLAQGEPGPLFDGFFQNGKSPVWMSHGDHVSLVPEGFEVVAGTDNAPVCAIQNQARRLYAVQFHPEVNHTPRGELLLDTFVRKICGCTGRWTPGQIIEDAVERIRTQVGSDRVILGLSGGVDSSVAAALIHRAIGDQLTCVFVDNGLLRLCEGDQVMATFAENMGVKVIRVDAEERFLSALAGVSDPEKKRKIIGGLFVDIFEEESNRLKDANYLAQGTIYPDVIESAGAKTGKAQNIKSHHNVGGLPDYMKLQLLEPLRELFKDEVRAIGEELGLPRPMVWRHPFPGPGLGVRILGEVKKEYCDILRQADAIYIEELYASGHYDKISQAFAVFLPVKSVGVMGDGRTYEYVVALRAVETKDFMTAGWYPMPYEDLARISSRIINEVKGINRVTYDISSKPPATIEWE
- a CDS encoding helix-turn-helix transcriptional regulator, yielding MPRPAKKYSQAARLHDVIRILEARYGASVEELAEECGVNRRTVYRDLQSIREAGYPLVSEEEGDGRTLYRFITGFKKIPPITFSLPELMTLYLCRGQLAFLQGTPFQDDLDAIFGRIRSSLPPRSVAHLERIAEAATPLFQGVRDYSGKKEILERLREALLFQYRCRIYYAPPRRRPEEYIFDPYTLLFYKDSLYLGGYAHNRKALRLFLVDRLQDVEVLKERFEVPDDYRAADLTGSAFGLIDEAPSTIRVRFTAAVAHLIRERTWQAGQELCEEADGSLLLSFCAGGEKEILAWLYSYLPHVQVLSPPSLRDAFRRGLEEGLSGA